A single window of Anomaloglossus baeobatrachus isolate aAnoBae1 chromosome 5, aAnoBae1.hap1, whole genome shotgun sequence DNA harbors:
- the LOC142312040 gene encoding uncharacterized protein LOC142312040 isoform X2: MSGVKRRFLQITNRSDDCARSSDGHLIYSDVTGDDSITLDACEVRGVIPGPPVLLRGKLSTDPFQQVLSSASSKIDTQNKSHQKADEYEIALIQEKPFLCAECGECFTKKSRLVTHQRSHTGKKPFSCSECGKCFTRRTNLVIHHRLHTGEKPYSCSECGKRYSKKSKLVTHQRIHSGENPFSCSECGKYFISKTNLVRHQKTHTGEKPFSCSQCGKCFNQKTHLVSHQKTHTEKPFSCSECGKLFKMKEYLIAHYKTHTGEKPFLCSECGKSFSEKSDLVRHQRTHTGEKQYSCSECGKCFNQKTHLVRHQKTHTGEKPFSCSECGKCFNQKIHLVSHQKTHTGEKPFSCLECGKCFSENSDIVRHQRTHACDKPFSCSECGKLFKMKEYLIAHYKTHTGEKPFLCSECGKSFSEKSDLVRHQRTHTGEKQYSCSECGKCFNQKTHLVRHQKTHTGEKLFSCSECGKCFCEKSDLVRHQQTHTCDKPFSCSECGKFFKKEVYLVAHYKIHTGEKPFLCSECGKCYNQKTNLVIHQRLHTGVKPYSCSECGNSYSEKSKLVTHQRHHTGEKPFSCFECGKYFSRKANLTRHQRTHTEK, from the exons atgagcggtgtaaagaggagattcctacagataaccaaccggtcag ATGACTGTGCCAGGAGCTCAGATGGACATCTGATATATTCAGATGTTACAGGAGATGATAGTATTACACTAGATGCATGTGAAGTCCGTGGCGTTATACCAGGACCTCCAGTCCTTCTCAGAGGAAAGCTATCAACTGATCCTTTTCAACAGGTCCTTTCTTCTGCTTCTTCAAAGATTGATACACAGAATAAAAGTCACCAAAAGGCTGATGAATATGAAATAGCTCTCATACAGGAGAAACCATTTTTATGTGCAGAATGTGGGGAATGTTttacaaaaaaatcacgtcttgttacacatcaaagaagtcacacaggaaagaagccattttcatgttctgaatgtgggaaatgttttactcggagaacaaatcttgttatacatcacaggctgcacacaggggagaagccgtattcttgttcagaatgtgggaaacgttatAGCAAGAAATCGaaacttgttacacatcaaagaattcactCTGGTGAaaatccattttcatgttcagaatgtggaaaatactTTATTTCGAAAacaaatcttgttagacatcagaaaactcacacaggggagaagccattttcatgttcacagtgtgggaaatgttttaatcagaaaacacatcttgttagtcatcagaaaactcacacagagaagccattttcttgttctgaatgtgggaaattgtTTAAAATGAAAGAATATTTGATTGCACATtataaaactcacacaggggagaagccatttttatgttctgaatgtgggaaaagttttagtGAGAAATCAGATCTAGTTAGACATCAGCGAACTCACACTGGGGAAAAgcaatattcatgttcagaatgtgggaaatgttttaatcagaaaacTCATCTTGTtcgacatcagaaaactcacacaggggagaagccattttcatgttcagaatgtgggaaatgttttaatcagaaaatacatcttgttagtcatcagaaaactcacacaggggagaagccattttcatgtttagaatgtgggaaatgttttagtgagAATTCAGATATTGTTAGACATCAGCGAACTCACGCTTGTgacaagccattttcttgttctgaatgtgggaaattgtTTAAAATGAAAGAATATTTGATTGCACATtataaaactcacacaggggagaagccatttttatgttcagaatgtgggaaaagttttagtGAGAAATCAGATCTAGTTAGACATCAGCGAACTCACACTGGGGAAAAgcaatattcatgttcagaatgtgggaaatgttttaatcagaaaacTCATCTTGTtcgacatcagaaaactcacacaggggagaagctattttcatgttcagaatgtgggaaatgtttttgtgAGAAATCAGATCTAGTTAGACATCAGCAAACTCACACTTgtgacaagccattttcatgttctgaatgtgggaaattttttaaaaaggaagtatatttggttgcacattataaaattcacacaggggagaagccatttttatgttcagaatgtgggaaatgttataatcaaaaaacaaatcttgttatacatcagaggctgcacacaggagtgaagccgtattcttgttctgaatgtgggaatagTTATAGTGAGAAATCCAAACTTGTTACCCATCAGAGacatcacactggggagaagccattttcatgttttgaatgtgggaaatattttagtcGGAAAGCAAATCTtactagacatcagagaactcacacagagaaATAg
- the LOC142312040 gene encoding uncharacterized protein LOC142312040 isoform X1: MSGVKRRFLQITNRSADDCARSSDGHLIYSDVTGDDSITLDACEVRGVIPGPPVLLRGKLSTDPFQQVLSSASSKIDTQNKSHQKADEYEIALIQEKPFLCAECGECFTKKSRLVTHQRSHTGKKPFSCSECGKCFTRRTNLVIHHRLHTGEKPYSCSECGKRYSKKSKLVTHQRIHSGENPFSCSECGKYFISKTNLVRHQKTHTGEKPFSCSQCGKCFNQKTHLVSHQKTHTEKPFSCSECGKLFKMKEYLIAHYKTHTGEKPFLCSECGKSFSEKSDLVRHQRTHTGEKQYSCSECGKCFNQKTHLVRHQKTHTGEKPFSCSECGKCFNQKIHLVSHQKTHTGEKPFSCLECGKCFSENSDIVRHQRTHACDKPFSCSECGKLFKMKEYLIAHYKTHTGEKPFLCSECGKSFSEKSDLVRHQRTHTGEKQYSCSECGKCFNQKTHLVRHQKTHTGEKLFSCSECGKCFCEKSDLVRHQQTHTCDKPFSCSECGKFFKKEVYLVAHYKIHTGEKPFLCSECGKCYNQKTNLVIHQRLHTGVKPYSCSECGNSYSEKSKLVTHQRHHTGEKPFSCFECGKYFSRKANLTRHQRTHTEK, encoded by the exons atgagcggtgtaaagaggagattcctacagataaccaaccggtcag CAGATGACTGTGCCAGGAGCTCAGATGGACATCTGATATATTCAGATGTTACAGGAGATGATAGTATTACACTAGATGCATGTGAAGTCCGTGGCGTTATACCAGGACCTCCAGTCCTTCTCAGAGGAAAGCTATCAACTGATCCTTTTCAACAGGTCCTTTCTTCTGCTTCTTCAAAGATTGATACACAGAATAAAAGTCACCAAAAGGCTGATGAATATGAAATAGCTCTCATACAGGAGAAACCATTTTTATGTGCAGAATGTGGGGAATGTTttacaaaaaaatcacgtcttgttacacatcaaagaagtcacacaggaaagaagccattttcatgttctgaatgtgggaaatgttttactcggagaacaaatcttgttatacatcacaggctgcacacaggggagaagccgtattcttgttcagaatgtgggaaacgttatAGCAAGAAATCGaaacttgttacacatcaaagaattcactCTGGTGAaaatccattttcatgttcagaatgtggaaaatactTTATTTCGAAAacaaatcttgttagacatcagaaaactcacacaggggagaagccattttcatgttcacagtgtgggaaatgttttaatcagaaaacacatcttgttagtcatcagaaaactcacacagagaagccattttcttgttctgaatgtgggaaattgtTTAAAATGAAAGAATATTTGATTGCACATtataaaactcacacaggggagaagccatttttatgttctgaatgtgggaaaagttttagtGAGAAATCAGATCTAGTTAGACATCAGCGAACTCACACTGGGGAAAAgcaatattcatgttcagaatgtgggaaatgttttaatcagaaaacTCATCTTGTtcgacatcagaaaactcacacaggggagaagccattttcatgttcagaatgtgggaaatgttttaatcagaaaatacatcttgttagtcatcagaaaactcacacaggggagaagccattttcatgtttagaatgtgggaaatgttttagtgagAATTCAGATATTGTTAGACATCAGCGAACTCACGCTTGTgacaagccattttcttgttctgaatgtgggaaattgtTTAAAATGAAAGAATATTTGATTGCACATtataaaactcacacaggggagaagccatttttatgttcagaatgtgggaaaagttttagtGAGAAATCAGATCTAGTTAGACATCAGCGAACTCACACTGGGGAAAAgcaatattcatgttcagaatgtgggaaatgttttaatcagaaaacTCATCTTGTtcgacatcagaaaactcacacaggggagaagctattttcatgttcagaatgtgggaaatgtttttgtgAGAAATCAGATCTAGTTAGACATCAGCAAACTCACACTTgtgacaagccattttcatgttctgaatgtgggaaattttttaaaaaggaagtatatttggttgcacattataaaattcacacaggggagaagccatttttatgttcagaatgtgggaaatgttataatcaaaaaacaaatcttgttatacatcagaggctgcacacaggagtgaagccgtattcttgttctgaatgtgggaatagTTATAGTGAGAAATCCAAACTTGTTACCCATCAGAGacatcacactggggagaagccattttcatgttttgaatgtgggaaatattttagtcGGAAAGCAAATCTtactagacatcagagaactcacacagagaaATAg